A genomic region of Leptospira mtsangambouensis contains the following coding sequences:
- the dnaG gene encoding DNA primase — translation MNPYQSFKERVRREVSIDSYINRFVPLRRMGRNLVGICPFHNEKTPSFNVNAEGGFYHCFGCKASGDLFRFVMDYQKVDFLKSLEILSDYSGIPLVERTKEEEESERKKEALYQVSQKALEYFQKNLNKQSGEIALKYLESRGMYSEDLKVFKIGFGLPGFGNLRSELFKTEAEVKLGEQLGLLKRQDQNKDPYDFFRNRIMFPVIDTRGRVIAFSGRFLGESEEAKYINSPNSLIYDKSRTFYNLNLSQDSIRKTREAVIVEGVFDAIGLFRKGIEFVVAPLGTGFTEGHVRILKNMADKVYLMMDSDKAGTKGAFRAVNLLSKEGVSVKVCHIPEGKDPFDYSLHHNKQEIRDLLESAAPASQFMIREILAGAGPSSLAEEKQAGVKKLFEFLKPMEKETDKQVYLEEGARQLGLSFSSLFQDFRGKPGVTSTPSAVDTKKERAVAKPGKPSPILVCERKMIAMLIQNLELFSFADDLLSLEFRDEVSAFLWDYLYTKYLQNENLTAAEILSREEIPSEYLGMIAEHFTADESTTPGLFKGMFLYHADLLDDARMEELVKEMAKPDLTIEEKNNLLSELSLLKSEKNKRSVYLRTIQTLEV, via the coding sequence GTGAATCCTTACCAAAGTTTTAAAGAAAGAGTTCGCAGAGAAGTCTCCATTGATTCTTATATCAACCGGTTTGTTCCTTTGCGTCGTATGGGAAGAAACCTTGTTGGAATCTGCCCATTCCATAATGAAAAAACTCCGTCTTTCAACGTAAATGCAGAAGGTGGGTTCTACCACTGTTTTGGATGCAAAGCATCCGGTGATTTGTTTCGATTTGTGATGGACTACCAAAAGGTAGACTTCCTCAAATCTTTAGAAATCCTTTCTGATTATTCAGGAATTCCTCTTGTCGAAAGAACAAAAGAAGAGGAAGAATCAGAGCGAAAAAAAGAAGCCCTGTACCAAGTTTCCCAAAAAGCATTGGAATACTTTCAAAAGAATTTAAATAAGCAAAGCGGCGAAATTGCCCTTAAGTATTTGGAATCACGTGGGATGTATTCAGAAGATTTAAAAGTTTTTAAAATTGGATTTGGCCTTCCCGGTTTTGGAAATTTACGTTCAGAACTCTTTAAAACCGAGGCGGAAGTAAAACTTGGCGAACAGTTAGGACTACTCAAAAGACAGGACCAAAACAAAGATCCTTATGATTTTTTTCGTAACCGCATCATGTTTCCTGTGATTGATACCAGAGGGAGAGTGATTGCCTTTTCCGGTAGATTCCTCGGTGAATCAGAAGAAGCCAAGTACATCAATAGCCCGAACTCTTTGATTTATGATAAAAGTCGTACATTTTATAATTTAAATTTGAGCCAAGATAGCATTCGAAAAACAAGAGAAGCGGTCATTGTGGAAGGTGTGTTTGACGCCATTGGACTATTTCGAAAAGGAATTGAGTTTGTCGTCGCACCTCTCGGAACCGGATTTACAGAAGGCCATGTTCGTATCTTAAAGAATATGGCGGACAAAGTGTACTTAATGATGGATTCTGATAAAGCGGGAACCAAAGGTGCCTTTCGTGCTGTGAATCTTCTTTCGAAAGAAGGAGTTTCGGTAAAAGTCTGTCATATACCAGAAGGAAAGGATCCTTTTGATTATTCCCTTCACCATAACAAACAAGAAATCAGAGATTTATTGGAATCGGCAGCACCCGCTTCCCAATTTATGATTCGGGAGATCCTTGCAGGAGCTGGGCCTTCTTCTTTGGCAGAAGAAAAACAGGCAGGTGTCAAAAAACTTTTTGAATTCCTAAAACCCATGGAAAAGGAAACAGACAAACAAGTCTATTTAGAAGAGGGGGCACGCCAACTCGGACTTTCATTTTCTTCGCTTTTTCAGGATTTTCGGGGCAAGCCGGGTGTAACTTCGACCCCCTCTGCGGTCGATACTAAAAAAGAACGTGCTGTGGCCAAACCGGGAAAACCTTCCCCCATTTTGGTCTGTGAACGTAAGATGATCGCAATGCTCATTCAGAATTTGGAACTATTTAGTTTCGCTGATGATTTGTTATCACTGGAGTTTCGAGATGAAGTTTCTGCTTTTCTTTGGGACTATTTATATACGAAATATTTGCAGAATGAGAACCTAACAGCTGCAGAAATTCTTTCGAGGGAAGAGATTCCTTCGGAATACCTGGGAATGATTGCCGAACATTTTACGGCCGATGAATCGACAACACCAGGTTTATTTAAGGGGATGTTTCTTTACCATGCGGATTTGTTGGATGACGCAAGGATGGAAGAACTTGTCAAAGAGATGGCCAAACCTGATTTAACGATTGAAGAAAAGAACAATCTTTTATCAGAACTTTCACTTTTAAAAAGTGAAAAAAATAAGAGATCCGTGTATCTCCGAACGATCCAAACGTTAGAAGTATAA
- the rpoD gene encoding RNA polymerase sigma factor RpoD: MENLASLPEVQKIISIGKANREVSYDEINEILPDKILNSEKIDDVFTLLHEMGIEIVEEYSKKSLEESSSLTTTKEETTKETKEKPARKKRESSVSSSSEDPIRLYLKEIGKVSLISGETEVFLAKRIEKGEKIIEETILSSSILRQNFAKLIPKIKSKKIKVYDLVKVDKMYALNQEQADKLEKVFFENMELIQQDEKVLNESTNRIRKYSENSKKFKELKEKIDLSTGKIDEAIRKIGVSQKEIQKISQKIKSMVFRVKEIEKHFLKIKAKYGHDVREIKALNRFIEKNENLDEIEKMMGCDIDEVREVIKDIRNNERKLRRMEQEAGSPVGEIKDWGEKIIKGEREIAQAKRELVRANLRLVVSIAKRYANRGMHFFDLIQEGNIGLIRAVDKFEYKKGYKFSTYATWWIRQAITRAISDQARTIRVPVHMIEQVNKVIRETRLFVQEFGRDPSNDEIAERLGWPVQKVKAVKNVAREPISLEIPVGSEEDSELGDFIEDKEVISPLNSAASSILSEQIRQVLQTLPAREQKVIRMRFGLDDGYAQTLEEVGYQFKVTRERIRQIEAKALRRLRHPSRSKKLKDYID, encoded by the coding sequence ATGGAAAATCTAGCAAGCCTACCAGAAGTACAAAAGATCATCTCGATCGGAAAAGCAAATCGAGAGGTATCTTATGATGAAATCAATGAAATACTTCCGGATAAAATCTTAAATTCCGAAAAAATTGATGATGTCTTTACTTTGTTACACGAGATGGGGATTGAAATTGTAGAAGAGTATTCCAAAAAGTCTTTGGAAGAATCTAGTTCCCTCACGACTACAAAAGAAGAAACTACTAAAGAAACAAAAGAGAAACCTGCACGTAAAAAAAGAGAGTCCAGTGTTTCCTCTAGTTCCGAAGATCCGATTCGTCTTTATTTAAAAGAAATTGGTAAAGTATCCCTGATCTCTGGAGAAACAGAAGTGTTTCTTGCCAAAAGGATTGAGAAGGGTGAAAAAATTATTGAAGAAACAATCCTTAGTTCTTCTATTCTTCGCCAAAATTTTGCAAAACTAATTCCAAAAATTAAGTCCAAAAAAATCAAAGTTTATGACTTGGTGAAAGTGGACAAAATGTACGCACTCAACCAAGAGCAAGCGGACAAATTAGAAAAAGTATTTTTTGAAAACATGGAACTCATCCAACAGGATGAAAAAGTTTTAAACGAATCCACAAACCGAATTCGTAAGTATTCTGAAAATTCTAAGAAGTTCAAAGAACTCAAAGAGAAAATCGATTTATCCACTGGTAAAATTGACGAAGCCATTCGTAAAATTGGAGTCTCTCAAAAAGAAATCCAAAAGATCTCCCAAAAGATCAAATCAATGGTATTTCGTGTTAAGGAAATCGAGAAACATTTCCTTAAAATCAAAGCCAAATACGGACATGATGTTCGTGAAATCAAAGCCCTCAACCGTTTCATCGAAAAAAATGAAAATCTAGATGAAATCGAAAAGATGATGGGTTGCGATATTGATGAAGTCAGAGAAGTCATCAAAGACATTCGCAACAATGAAAGAAAACTCCGTCGTATGGAACAGGAAGCCGGTTCTCCTGTTGGCGAAATCAAAGACTGGGGTGAAAAAATCATCAAAGGCGAAAGAGAAATTGCCCAAGCGAAACGTGAACTCGTTCGAGCAAACCTTCGTTTGGTAGTCTCCATTGCTAAACGTTACGCCAACCGTGGAATGCATTTCTTTGACCTGATCCAAGAAGGAAACATTGGTCTTATCCGGGCTGTTGATAAGTTCGAATACAAAAAAGGTTATAAATTTTCTACTTACGCCACTTGGTGGATTAGACAAGCCATCACTCGTGCGATCTCTGACCAAGCTCGTACCATCCGTGTTCCGGTTCATATGATCGAACAAGTGAACAAAGTGATCCGCGAAACTCGTCTTTTTGTCCAAGAGTTTGGTCGCGATCCATCCAATGATGAAATTGCAGAACGACTCGGCTGGCCAGTGCAAAAAGTGAAGGCTGTGAAAAACGTAGCTCGGGAACCAATCTCACTTGAGATTCCAGTGGGTTCGGAAGAGGATTCAGAACTCGGAGATTTTATCGAAGACAAGGAAGTGATCTCGCCACTCAATTCAGCAGCGTCTTCCATTCTTTCAGAACAAATCCGTCAGGTTCTCCAAACCTTACCGGCACGGGAACAAAAGGTCATTCGGATGCGATTTGGTTTGGATGATGGGTATGCGCAAACTCTCGAAGAGGTGGGATACCAATTTAAAGTGACTCGGGAAAGGATTCGTCAGATCGAAGCAAAAGCACTTCGTCGTCTTCGACACCCAAGCCGCTCGAAAAAACTCAAAGACTATATCGATTAA
- a CDS encoding NADase-type glycan-binding domain-containing protein, whose translation MNLIHLIFPILLFSLLYNCQASEKQLDYGRTQSVGQMNPEEPWRFSPEFALDVKTSTAFCANAKEFGSGFTLYLNSYSQFSALRMLNGFHKSANDLKTNDAVKKLRLTSFTMETNDQKSKMKIGSTLDLEIGKPKFGKSGFQVLDLDSKFQGNVIRLEILETHGLGSTGRVCISELQFGEIQKESFVSYPWVSFDKIKRTIEQFGKAERHYSGFKQLVLANEKSTILFYDQGTILPVFFKADQTFSFSEMYGEGDPLGFLPSIVGTYTILQSSEEGLELNLSYYDAGGIERNISWIFKRAEVGDEDYENFKTKLGTRFSEVFNPKTHFLLVLKEKESGRTFYHYELPRPK comes from the coding sequence ATGAATTTGATTCATCTTATTTTTCCAATTTTGTTGTTTTCCCTTTTATACAATTGCCAGGCTTCCGAAAAACAACTGGACTATGGACGCACTCAAAGTGTTGGGCAAATGAATCCTGAAGAACCTTGGCGATTCAGTCCGGAGTTTGCTTTGGATGTTAAAACTTCCACGGCATTTTGTGCGAATGCCAAAGAATTCGGTTCTGGATTTACACTTTACCTCAATTCGTATTCTCAGTTTTCCGCCTTGCGAATGCTAAATGGATTTCATAAATCTGCTAATGATCTAAAAACAAATGATGCAGTAAAAAAACTACGCCTCACTTCCTTTACGATGGAAACGAATGACCAAAAATCAAAAATGAAAATTGGTTCTACGTTGGATTTGGAAATTGGGAAACCCAAGTTCGGGAAATCAGGATTTCAAGTTTTGGATTTGGATTCCAAGTTCCAAGGGAATGTGATTCGTTTGGAAATTTTGGAAACCCATGGTTTGGGATCGACCGGACGAGTTTGTATTTCAGAACTTCAATTTGGAGAAATCCAAAAAGAAAGTTTTGTATCCTATCCTTGGGTTTCCTTTGACAAAATCAAACGAACCATTGAACAATTTGGGAAAGCAGAAAGGCATTATTCTGGATTCAAACAATTGGTTTTGGCCAATGAAAAGAGTACCATTTTATTTTATGACCAAGGAACCATCCTACCTGTTTTCTTTAAGGCCGACCAAACCTTTAGTTTTTCTGAGATGTATGGGGAAGGTGACCCTTTGGGTTTTTTACCTTCCATTGTGGGAACATATACCATCCTTCAATCTTCGGAAGAGGGACTAGAGTTAAACTTAAGTTATTATGATGCGGGTGGGATTGAACGAAATATATCTTGGATTTTCAAACGTGCTGAGGTGGGGGATGAAGATTATGAAAATTTCAAAACCAAACTGGGAACACGATTCTCTGAAGTCTTTAATCCAAAAACGCATTTTCTATTAGTTTTAAAAGAAAAGGAATCGGGTAGGACATTTTATCATTATGAACTTCCTAGACCAAAGTAG
- a CDS encoding glycerol-3-phosphate dehydrogenase/oxidase yields MNHLDERKQTLKQLETTDYDVLVLGGGATGSGTALDATLRGYKVALLEKQDFSAGTSSRSTKLIHGGVRYLAQFHFKLIYEALSERKRLLFNAPHLVKPLQFVLPTYVWWEKPFYSIGLTMYDILAGRSIVPGHERISKATAIDYFASIKKEKLKGGISYFDAQFNDSRLNVTTVRAAKENGADVLSRIEVVSFLKDANGKITGVTAKDLITKKKINIKAKVVANTTGVWIDSLRKLDDPKVENVLAPSQGIHLVFDKAKLPCRTAMIIPKTADGRVVFVIPWEGKVLLGTTDTPIQKIEEEPLPLQSEVEFLLKTGNDYLDTKLTKADIESVFSGLRPLISTGDKKDTKSISREEAILVSDSGLVTMSGGKWSTFRKMAEDLTDKLISVGNLPEKMNCVTANFAFPGADGYSKHLVAKIQTMYDLSYETAVRLVDAFGGEVPMILGKNPKEIKKGTGYFVEEIKHFVKKEFALSVTDVLSRRWRVVFLDLKLAESLAVPVANTLAKELGWKETEKKSSLNELVGHIKDLKKTIA; encoded by the coding sequence ATGAATCATTTAGATGAAAGAAAACAAACACTAAAACAATTAGAAACAACGGACTACGATGTCTTAGTATTGGGTGGAGGAGCCACTGGATCTGGGACAGCACTCGATGCTACCTTACGTGGCTACAAAGTAGCCCTTTTAGAAAAACAAGATTTTTCTGCAGGGACTAGTTCTCGATCCACAAAACTCATCCACGGGGGAGTAAGATACCTTGCCCAATTCCATTTTAAACTCATCTACGAAGCTTTGTCGGAAAGAAAACGCCTTCTTTTCAATGCACCTCATCTGGTGAAACCACTTCAATTTGTTTTGCCTACCTATGTTTGGTGGGAAAAACCTTTTTATTCTATCGGACTCACAATGTACGATATCCTTGCGGGTAGGTCCATAGTTCCTGGACATGAAAGGATCTCAAAAGCAACTGCGATTGATTATTTTGCCTCTATCAAAAAAGAAAAACTGAAAGGCGGAATTTCTTATTTTGATGCCCAGTTCAATGATTCAAGACTCAATGTCACAACGGTAAGAGCTGCGAAAGAAAATGGAGCCGATGTTCTTTCAAGAATCGAAGTGGTTTCCTTTTTAAAAGATGCCAATGGAAAAATCACAGGTGTGACAGCCAAAGACCTAATCACAAAAAAGAAAATCAATATCAAGGCAAAGGTCGTTGCCAATACCACTGGAGTTTGGATTGATTCGCTTCGCAAACTAGATGATCCAAAAGTGGAAAATGTTTTAGCACCCAGCCAAGGAATCCATCTTGTCTTCGACAAAGCAAAGTTACCTTGTCGCACGGCAATGATCATTCCGAAAACGGCCGACGGACGTGTTGTTTTTGTCATTCCTTGGGAAGGAAAAGTACTTCTCGGAACCACAGACACTCCGATTCAAAAAATTGAGGAAGAACCTCTGCCTCTACAATCCGAAGTGGAATTTTTATTAAAAACGGGAAATGACTACCTAGATACCAAACTCACCAAAGCAGACATTGAATCTGTATTTTCTGGCCTTCGTCCTCTCATTTCTACGGGAGATAAAAAAGACACTAAATCCATCTCACGCGAAGAAGCCATTCTCGTTTCTGACTCTGGCCTTGTCACGATGTCAGGTGGGAAATGGTCTACCTTTCGAAAAATGGCGGAAGACCTTACAGATAAACTCATCTCTGTCGGAAACCTTCCAGAAAAGATGAATTGTGTGACTGCTAATTTTGCATTTCCAGGTGCTGATGGGTATTCCAAACATTTGGTGGCAAAAATCCAAACCATGTATGATCTTTCTTATGAAACGGCAGTTCGTTTGGTTGATGCATTTGGCGGAGAGGTTCCGATGATTTTGGGTAAAAATCCAAAAGAAATCAAAAAGGGAACCGGATACTTTGTCGAAGAGATCAAACATTTTGTAAAAAAGGAATTTGCCCTTTCTGTAACTGATGTCCTTTCGAGAAGATGGAGAGTTGTATTTCTGGATTTAAAATTGGCAGAGTCGTTAGCGGTTCCAGTTGCCAACACTCTTGCCAAAGAACTTGGATGGAAAGAGACAGAAAAAAAATCCTCTTTAAACGAACTCGTGGGTCATATCAAAGATTTAAAGAAAACAATTGCTTAA
- the tyrS gene encoding tyrosine--tRNA ligase: protein MKTERELNQELDTIRRGTVEIISEAELLEKIKSKPSLTIKAGFDPTAPDLHLGHFVLLRKLKHFQDLGHEVCFMLGDFTAMIGDPTGKSETRKRLSKEEVLENSKTYQNQVFKILDPNKTKILYNSHWCSEMKFEDVLVLTSKYTVSRMLERDDFTKRHKAGTPISMIEFLYPLVQGYDSVAMKADVELGGTDQKFNMLVGRDLQREYGQKPQSVITLPLLVGLDGVKKMSKSLGNYVGVTEKPIDMYGKIMSISDDLMWNYFELLTDLPNSEMEKRKEGIRSKSLHPKEVKTELALLVMDQLHPEEENRKAVEEWTAIHNTKNRALPDEIPTETLDASYFSEKPPLLVYVLSQLKFIPSVSEGRRLVQAGGLYLDEEKITDQGLTLEPGKEYLIRQGKKGKFLKIKT, encoded by the coding sequence ATGAAAACTGAAAGAGAATTGAACCAAGAATTAGATACCATACGCCGAGGAACTGTTGAGATCATCAGTGAGGCTGAACTTTTAGAAAAGATCAAATCCAAACCTTCCCTTACCATCAAAGCGGGTTTTGATCCTACTGCTCCCGATTTGCATTTAGGCCATTTTGTTTTACTAAGAAAACTCAAACATTTCCAAGACCTAGGCCATGAAGTTTGTTTTATGCTCGGTGATTTTACCGCAATGATTGGTGATCCCACTGGAAAATCAGAAACAAGAAAACGTCTTTCGAAAGAAGAGGTATTGGAAAATTCCAAAACTTACCAAAACCAAGTTTTTAAAATTTTAGATCCAAATAAAACCAAAATCCTATACAACTCGCATTGGTGTTCGGAAATGAAGTTTGAAGATGTTTTAGTTTTAACATCTAAATATACAGTTTCTCGAATGTTGGAAAGAGACGATTTTACCAAACGTCATAAAGCGGGAACTCCCATCTCTATGATTGAGTTTTTATACCCACTTGTACAAGGGTATGATTCGGTTGCCATGAAAGCAGATGTGGAACTGGGTGGAACGGATCAAAAATTTAATATGTTAGTCGGTCGCGACTTACAAAGAGAATACGGACAAAAACCTCAATCTGTCATTACCTTACCACTACTTGTGGGACTTGATGGTGTGAAAAAAATGTCTAAGTCTCTCGGAAACTATGTGGGAGTTACAGAGAAACCCATCGACATGTATGGAAAAATCATGTCGATCTCGGATGATCTGATGTGGAATTATTTTGAACTTTTGACTGACCTTCCCAATTCTGAAATGGAAAAACGAAAGGAAGGAATACGTTCCAAATCTCTCCATCCGAAAGAAGTCAAAACGGAACTGGCTCTTCTTGTGATGGACCAACTCCATCCAGAAGAAGAAAATAGGAAAGCAGTGGAAGAGTGGACAGCCATCCACAATACAAAAAACAGAGCCCTCCCTGATGAGATTCCCACAGAAACATTAGATGCCTCATATTTTTCGGAAAAACCACCGCTTCTCGTTTATGTTCTTTCACAATTGAAATTCATTCCTAGTGTTTCAGAAGGGCGCCGGCTCGTGCAAGCAGGTGGTTTGTATTTGGATGAGGAAAAAATCACTGACCAAGGCCTCACTTTGGAGCCGGGAAAGGAATACCTCATCCGCCAGGGAAAGAAAGGAAAATTTTTAAAGATAAAGACCTAA
- a CDS encoding polysaccharide deacetylase family protein, protein MSLDPTNEEKEIQDIVHELSQDIEKDRLFAKKLRKFALISALAFVGITVLVLCGYLLYLSLSVTKLETEVKEKEKNLRELEQSLFSLMYQEQLREEYALAGDTEPDTELAKQVEENIQFLKEVSQNSKGRNILRGNESQKEIALTFDLATGEELPVLYNYIKDHKIKVTLFLSNERPSDINGSFFIRQNLDFIKKMAKTGSVEFGNHTWSHFNYQRSVTETSLKKRLVLEYLSKSVLDLPRMAEELKRVEDTFHSLTKQELKKYYRLPYGALSQLILDAHASLGYTDHIMWSNNSKGSLDLPDYISKQFLYKKTSKGKKEVVRNPHYKTGEETLTFLDNWEKADANGMNGAIILMHLGGPRKFDKLIYILPAFIERMKEKGYRFVTLSEVLNDKKD, encoded by the coding sequence ATGTCCCTCGATCCGACAAACGAAGAAAAGGAAATTCAAGATATCGTTCATGAACTTTCCCAGGACATCGAGAAAGACCGGCTGTTTGCCAAAAAACTCAGAAAGTTTGCCCTGATTTCTGCTCTGGCTTTTGTCGGAATCACTGTCCTTGTTCTTTGTGGGTATTTGCTTTATTTGAGTCTGAGTGTTACCAAACTCGAAACAGAAGTAAAAGAAAAAGAAAAGAATCTCAGGGAACTGGAACAATCTCTTTTTTCTCTTATGTACCAAGAGCAACTTCGTGAAGAATATGCTCTGGCAGGGGATACCGAACCCGATACAGAACTTGCCAAACAAGTAGAAGAGAACATTCAGTTTCTAAAAGAAGTCAGTCAAAATTCCAAAGGTCGAAATATTTTACGGGGAAATGAATCCCAAAAAGAAATTGCTCTTACCTTTGATTTAGCAACAGGAGAGGAACTTCCTGTTTTATACAATTATATCAAAGATCATAAAATCAAAGTGACTCTCTTTCTTTCTAATGAAAGACCTTCTGATATCAATGGATCCTTTTTTATCCGTCAAAATTTAGATTTTATTAAAAAAATGGCAAAAACTGGATCGGTGGAATTTGGGAACCACACTTGGTCCCATTTTAATTACCAAAGGTCTGTGACGGAAACCTCATTAAAGAAACGATTGGTCCTTGAGTATTTGTCTAAATCGGTTTTGGATCTTCCTCGTATGGCAGAAGAGCTAAAACGTGTGGAAGATACCTTCCATTCTCTCACCAAACAAGAGTTAAAAAAATATTATCGACTTCCCTACGGTGCCCTTAGCCAATTGATTTTGGATGCCCATGCGAGTCTTGGTTATACCGATCATATCATGTGGTCCAATAACTCCAAGGGATCTCTTGATTTACCGGATTATATCAGCAAACAGTTCTTATATAAAAAAACGTCCAAAGGCAAAAAAGAAGTAGTTCGTAATCCTCATTACAAAACGGGAGAGGAAACTTTAACTTTTTTAGACAATTGGGAAAAAGCCGATGCGAACGGAATGAACGGTGCTATCATCCTGATGCATTTGGGTGGTCCAAGAAAATTTGACAAATTGATTTATATCCTTCCTGCCTTCATTGAGCGCATGAAGGAAAAAGGATATAGGTTTGTGACTCTTTCAGAAGTTTTAAACGATAAGAAGGATTGA